From Juglans regia cultivar Chandler chromosome 6, Walnut 2.0, whole genome shotgun sequence, the proteins below share one genomic window:
- the LOC109008778 gene encoding omega-amidase, chloroplastic, with amino-acid sequence MSVMYECCGATSEYLKGSTVVQSEMKAALSSLLSSRTVSIHHPSSALSRSTFPYKSLFKSPILPILPIHQSNLTNFTRKSPLHTSFAAPIMASSYKSEQARVPPAVPLPTPPVTKFKIGLCQISVTPDKERNIAHARKAIEEAAAKGAQLVLLPEIWNSPYSNDCFPVYAEDIDAGGDASPSTMMLSEVSRLLKITIVGGSIPERSGDRIYNTCCVFGTDGKLKAKHRKVHLFDIDIPGKITFIESKTLTAGETPTVVDTDVGRIGIGICYDLRFQELAMIYAARGAHLLCYPGAFNMTTGPLHWELLQRARAADNQLYVATCSPARDADAGYVAWGHSTLIGPFGEVLATTEHEEAIIIAEIDYSVIELRRTSLPLLKQRRGDIYQLVDIQRLNSQ; translated from the exons ATGAGTGTCATGTATGAATGCTGTGGAGCGACTTCGGAGTATCTGAAAGGGTCAACAGTGGTACAAAGTGAAATGAAAGCAGCATTATCATCGTTGCTCAGCTCCAGGACTGTCTCTATCCACCATCCCTCCTCTGCTCTCTCTCGCTCTACTTTCCCCTACAAATCCCTCTTTAAGTCTCCCATCCTCCCAATTCTCCCCATACACCAGagtaatctcacaaattttACCCGAAAATCCCCACTTCATACCAGCTTCGCTGCTCCCATAATGGCCTCCTCTTACAAGTCCGAACAAGCCAGGGTCCCTCCTGCCGTTCCCTTGCCCACTCCCCCAGTCACCAAG TTCAAGATCGGCTTGTGCCAAATTTCGGTGACGCCCGATAAGGAGAGGAACATCGCGCATGCTCGGAAGGCGATTGAGGAGGCTGCCGCAAAGGGTGCCCAGCTTGTTCTCTTGCCC GAAATATGGAATAGTCCATATTCAAATGATTGCTTCCCAGTCTATGCTGAGGACATTGATGCAGGTGGTGATGCATCTCCTTCAACCATGATGCTTTCTGAAGTTTCTCGTCTTCTGAAGATCACAATAGTTGGTGGCTCTATACCAGAACGTTCAGGGGATCGAATATATAATACTTGTTGTGTCTTTGGTACTGATGGAAAATTGAAAGCTAAACATAGGAAG GTACACCTTTTCGACATTGACATTCCTGGGAAGATTACCTTTATTGAATCAAAGACTCTCACAGCAGGGGAGACTCCAACCGTTGTGGACACGG ATGTCGGGCGAATTGGTATAGGCATCTGTTATGACCTTCGCTTTCAGGAGCTGGCCATGATATATGCAGCAAGAG GTGCTCATTTGCTATGCTATCCTGGTGCATTTAACATGACTACCGGACCATTGCATTGGGAGTTATTGCAGAGGGCAAG GGCTGCAGACAATCAG TTATATGTGGCAACCTGTTCTCCTGCCCGAGATGCTGATGCTGGTTATGTGGCTTGGGGCCACTCCACTCTCATTGGACCA TTTGGAGAAGTCCTGGCTACCACCGAGCATGAGGAGGCTATAATCATAGCAGAGATTGACTATTCCGTAATTGAGCTCAGGAG GACAAGCCTCCCCTTGTTAAAGCAACGGCGAGGTGATATTTACCAATTGGTAGATATTCAGAGGCTGAACTCTCAGTGA